The Bacteroidota bacterium genome window below encodes:
- the rlmD gene encoding 23S rRNA (uracil(1939)-C(5))-methyltransferase RlmD: protein MKKGDELTLDVLELNSEGKGVCKTEEGFVIFTDKVLPGDTVRIQLKKKKSNYGEGRLLELVKPSQYRIEPPCIYFGTCGGCKIQNYEYDKQLDFKTEAVRNAFKRIGGFENLEIPKALASNDIFFYRNKMEFSFSDDRWLTKEDVELGTPKDFALGLHVPRFHSKIVDVHKCWLQSDASNRILNYTRDFFKSRGVSVYTVNTHSGFLRFLIVRECKNTNDLMVSLITYDYNEELINEYSEGLKKIAPEVTTFINAVSNKKAQVAFGDEEKVIFGKGYIEEELNKDNGAKFKFKISANSFFQTNTKQGERLYNIAAKAGDFKKTDKILDLYCGTGSISIFVSDEVAEVKGVELVEDSIKNAFQNKELNNISNVDFELGDIKDFLLSKDVQELHKYNKVILDPPRAGLHPKICEILAETDFEKIVYVSCNPVTQARDLQIICGKGKYKINIVQPVDMFPHTYHIENVVDLVRN from the coding sequence ATGAAAAAAGGCGATGAGCTTACGCTGGATGTGCTGGAACTGAACTCCGAAGGTAAAGGCGTGTGTAAAACCGAAGAGGGTTTTGTAATTTTTACGGATAAGGTGCTTCCGGGTGATACAGTGCGTATTCAATTAAAGAAGAAGAAATCAAATTACGGCGAAGGCAGGCTGCTTGAATTAGTAAAGCCGTCTCAATACAGAATTGAGCCGCCCTGTATTTATTTCGGAACATGCGGTGGATGTAAAATTCAGAATTATGAATATGATAAGCAGCTTGATTTTAAAACAGAAGCTGTAAGAAACGCATTTAAAAGAATCGGAGGATTTGAAAACCTTGAAATTCCCAAAGCTCTTGCAAGCAATGATATTTTCTTTTACAGAAATAAAATGGAATTCTCTTTTTCCGATGACAGATGGCTCACGAAGGAAGATGTGGAGTTAGGAACCCCGAAAGATTTTGCGCTGGGCTTGCATGTGCCGAGATTTCACTCGAAGATAGTTGATGTTCACAAATGCTGGCTGCAATCGGATGCATCTAACAGAATTTTAAATTATACCCGCGATTTTTTTAAAAGCAGAGGTGTAAGCGTTTATACTGTGAACACTCACTCGGGATTTTTAAGATTTTTAATTGTGCGGGAGTGCAAGAATACAAATGACTTAATGGTCTCGCTCATCACCTATGATTACAACGAAGAATTGATAAATGAATATTCGGAAGGACTGAAGAAAATCGCTCCCGAAGTCACAACATTTATAAATGCAGTCTCAAATAAAAAAGCGCAGGTTGCATTCGGTGATGAAGAGAAAGTTATCTTCGGCAAGGGATATATCGAAGAAGAATTGAATAAGGATAACGGCGCGAAATTCAAATTTAAAATTTCCGCAAACTCATTTTTTCAGACTAATACAAAACAGGGTGAGAGATTATATAACATAGCTGCTAAGGCAGGTGACTTTAAGAAGACGGATAAAATTCTGGATTTATACTGCGGTACCGGTTCTATTTCAATTTTTGTTTCAGATGAAGTTGCTGAGGTGAAAGGTGTTGAGCTTGTCGAGGATTCCATTAAGAATGCATTCCAAAACAAGGAGCTGAATAATATTTCAAATGTGGATTTTGAATTAGGCGATATAAAAGATTTCCTGCTCTCAAAAGATGTGCAGGAGCTGCATAAGTATAATAAAGTTATTCTTGACCCGCCGAGGGCAGGGCTTCATCCGAAGATATGCGAGATACTTGCCGAAACCGATTTTGAAAAAATTGTTTACGTAAGCTGCAATCCCGTTACGCAGGCGCGCGACCTGCAGATAATCTGCGGCAAAGGAAAATATAAAATAAATATCGTTCAGCCCGTTGATATGTTCCCGCATACATATCACATAGAGAACGTAGTGGATTTGGTGAGAAATTAA
- a CDS encoding KpsF/GutQ family sugar-phosphate isomerase, whose protein sequence is MSKKDSAKDIIKNAKKVVCIEKKEIASLERRFNDKTFAYNFASAVELIYKCKGKVVVTGVGKSGIIAQKIVATFNSTGTYSIFLHSADSVHGDLGILRDDDVVIAISKSGDSTDVTQILPLIKTLKVKIIGLVGNVNSEIAKVSNIVLDASVKEEACPHNLAPTSSSTTALVLGDALAIALLQKRDFSREDFARFHPGGILGKKLLLKVSDLLQEENKIPIVNFDANLKDIIYMISSKRLGCTCVVKKGKVVGIITDGDIRRFLEKNIERISTTKAKDIMNPVPKIIPPNTLARTALEIMEENKITQLIIADKKRKVLGVLHMHRLIEEGL, encoded by the coding sequence TTGTCTAAAAAAGATTCAGCGAAAGATATTATAAAGAACGCTAAGAAGGTCGTCTGCATTGAAAAAAAAGAAATCGCTTCACTAGAAAGAAGATTTAACGATAAAACATTTGCATATAATTTTGCTTCCGCAGTTGAACTGATTTATAAATGCAAAGGCAAAGTTGTTGTGACGGGTGTCGGGAAGTCCGGCATCATTGCTCAAAAAATTGTTGCAACTTTTAACTCAACAGGCACATATTCTATTTTTTTGCACTCGGCAGATAGCGTTCATGGCGACCTTGGTATTTTGCGGGATGATGACGTTGTCATAGCTATTTCAAAAAGCGGCGACTCAACCGATGTTACTCAAATACTTCCACTAATCAAAACTCTTAAAGTAAAAATTATAGGTCTTGTCGGTAACGTTAATTCCGAAATAGCGAAGGTATCAAACATCGTTCTTGATGCTTCTGTAAAAGAAGAAGCCTGTCCTCATAATCTTGCGCCTACATCTTCATCTACAACAGCGCTTGTCTTGGGAGATGCCCTTGCAATTGCGCTTCTTCAAAAAAGAGATTTTTCCAGAGAAGATTTTGCAAGATTTCATCCGGGAGGAATTTTAGGCAAGAAGCTTTTGCTTAAAGTCAGTGATTTATTACAGGAAGAAAATAAAATTCCGATAGTAAACTTCGATGCAAACCTGAAAGATATTATATATATGATTTCCTCAAAACGCCTCGGCTGTACGTGCGTTGTGAAAAAAGGCAAAGTTGTGGGGATAATTACCGACGGAGATATAAGAAGATTTCTAGAAAAAAATATTGAACGGATTTCTACTACTAAGGCAAAAGATATTATGAATCCCGTCCCCAAAATAATTCCGCCGAACACCCTTGCAAGAACAGCTTTGGAAATCATGGAAGAAAATAAAATTACTCAGTTAATTATTGCCGATAAGAAAAGAAAAGTTCTGGGAGTGCTGCATATGCACAGATTGATTGAAGAAGGGCTCTAA
- the lptC gene encoding LPS export ABC transporter periplasmic protein LptC, with the protein MQKLIYISLFFISLVFVSCEDKFEPPKSDLSSENIPVQESWNSSVTFSDSGFVKAILKAGHISAFSDKGYTIIDSGAVVDFYKNGEIVSTLTGRRGKVEDNTKDIEIYDSVRVVNKSGSELKTSKLLWKNKTQKVYSDVFVSIKTPKERIEGVGFESDQNLTNYKIYQVSGVFDK; encoded by the coding sequence TTGCAAAAATTAATTTACATATCTCTTTTTTTTATTTCACTGGTGTTTGTTTCCTGTGAAGATAAATTCGAACCGCCGAAATCCGACCTTTCATCCGAGAATATTCCCGTGCAGGAAAGCTGGAACTCAAGTGTAACTTTTTCCGATTCAGGCTTTGTAAAAGCGATTTTGAAAGCAGGACATATTTCTGCCTTCAGCGATAAAGGTTATACTATTATAGATAGCGGCGCAGTAGTGGATTTTTATAAGAACGGAGAAATTGTATCTACCTTAACAGGAAGAAGAGGAAAGGTTGAAGATAATACAAAAGATATTGAAATATACGATAGTGTACGTGTAGTAAATAAGTCTGGCAGCGAATTGAAAACTTCCAAGCTGCTCTGGAAAAATAAAACACAAAAAGTTTATTCAGATGTATTTGTCAGTATAAAAACTCCAAAGGAAAGAATTGAAGGCGTGGGATTCGAGTCAGACCAGAATTTAACAAACTATAAAATCTATCAGGTTAGCGGAGTCTTTGATAAATAG
- the lptC gene encoding LPS export ABC transporter periplasmic protein LptC, whose amino-acid sequence MIILFILFSANIFAQDKVELIHADSLTGKNENGVLVREAQGNVQFKQGNITVFCNSATQYPDQNKVDLRGNVKIYQDTLSLFTSKGIYYGNEKRATGEGGVTLKDPNATLRANSGVYFFDQAKADFHGDVIIINPQYKITSTDLTYLRNTEDSFAKGNVIVTTDSAIIKAENINFYKRQFKTFAWEKVVIDSDSTLIYSDTLTHYSDKKESYAAGNVKVNSLNNNTILYGNILENYELKNYTKLAGKSKLVQIDKTTPDTLYIYSSYMEAFRTKPEYYIATDSVEIIRTNFYSKCGRGIYFKDSSKVAMEKEPIVWQDNMQITGDSIYAELPGNKLQSIFVKKLNIPNTKPSFMISQGDSSFADRFDQIRSRDISVYIQDDKVDSIKAISNASSIYFIYEEKKANGVNNSEGDNIYIYFDRTENTVSKIRIEKGVKGVYSPETDIGKVTLTLPGFIPRNDKPIRR is encoded by the coding sequence TTGATAATCCTGTTCATTTTATTTTCTGCAAATATTTTTGCTCAGGATAAAGTTGAACTGATACATGCTGACTCTCTCACCGGCAAAAATGAAAACGGAGTGCTGGTAAGGGAAGCCCAGGGAAATGTGCAGTTCAAACAGGGTAACATTACTGTGTTTTGCAATTCCGCTACTCAATATCCTGACCAGAACAAAGTTGATCTGCGCGGTAACGTAAAAATATATCAGGATACACTTTCGCTCTTCACATCAAAAGGAATTTATTATGGGAATGAAAAACGTGCAACAGGTGAAGGCGGAGTTACGTTAAAAGACCCAAACGCAACTCTCCGGGCTAACAGCGGAGTCTATTTTTTTGATCAGGCAAAAGCAGATTTTCATGGAGATGTGATTATTATCAATCCTCAATATAAAATTACTTCGACTGATTTAACTTATCTTCGTAATACGGAAGACTCATTTGCAAAAGGTAATGTAATTGTTACAACAGATTCTGCCATTATTAAAGCAGAGAACATAAATTTTTACAAGAGGCAGTTCAAAACTTTTGCATGGGAAAAAGTTGTGATAGACAGCGACTCGACACTGATATATTCAGATACGCTCACACATTACTCAGATAAAAAAGAATCTTATGCAGCAGGTAATGTAAAGGTGAATAGTCTTAACAATAACACAATCCTTTACGGAAATATTCTTGAAAATTACGAATTAAAAAATTATACAAAGCTTGCAGGAAAGTCTAAGTTAGTCCAGATAGATAAAACAACTCCGGACACCCTCTATATATACAGTTCCTACATGGAGGCGTTCAGGACGAAACCGGAATACTACATTGCAACAGACAGCGTGGAAATAATACGAACGAACTTTTATTCCAAATGCGGACGTGGAATTTATTTTAAGGATTCTTCTAAAGTCGCTATGGAAAAAGAACCCATTGTATGGCAGGATAACATGCAGATAACGGGAGATTCCATCTATGCCGAGCTTCCCGGTAACAAACTTCAAAGCATTTTTGTAAAAAAATTAAACATACCAAATACAAAACCTTCGTTCATGATTTCGCAGGGAGATTCAAGCTTTGCCGACAGGTTTGACCAGATACGTTCGCGTGATATATCCGTTTATATTCAGGATGACAAAGTTGATTCAATAAAAGCGATAAGCAATGCCTCAAGCATTTATTTTATATATGAGGAAAAGAAAGCTAACGGAGTAAATAATTCAGAGGGAGATAATATTTATATTTACTTCGACAGGACTGAAAACACAGTTTCCAAAATCAGAATTGAAAAAGGTGTGAAAGGAGTGTATTCGCCTGAGACAGACATCGGCAAAGTTACATTAACTCTACCGGGATTTATTCCAAGAAATGACAAACCAATCAGAAGATAA